From Nicotiana tabacum cultivar K326 chromosome 15, ASM71507v2, whole genome shotgun sequence, the proteins below share one genomic window:
- the LOC142169615 gene encoding uncharacterized protein LOC142169615: MAIKVVVGGNTLNVISAYAPQTGLDEEVKRRFWEALDEVVRGIPPTEKLFIGGAMVRWRNIWFELVIMNSMFSKREEHLVTFLSMVAKTQIDYLLLRRCDRGLCEDCKVIPSENLATQHRLLVMDVGILMKRKKRFVWGQSRIRWGTLSKDNARELEGRLTTMGAWKSGGDASAMWTATADCKVKAKKVAYIKLVESTDEDQRRANRERYKEARKEAKLEVTEAKTVAFGRLYEELGVKGGDKKLFRLEKAREKKARDLDQVRMKRMPDEWRWSTMLPVYKNKEKAYDKVLRDVLWRCLEGKGVPVAYIRAIKDMYDGAMTQPRDGGSGCGSQT; the protein is encoded by the exons atggcGATTAAGGTAGTAGTTGGAGGGAACACTCTGAATGTCATTAGCGCTTACGCGCCGCAAACGGGCTTGGACGAGGAGGTTAAAAGGCGCTTCTGGGAGGCGCTGGATGAGGTGGTGCGTGGTATTCCGCCTACGgagaagctattcataggaggggCTATGGTGAG ATGGAGGAACATTTGGTTTGAGTTGGTGATCATGAACTCTATGTTTTCGAAGAGGGAGGAACATTTGGTTACTTTCCTAAGTATGGTGgctaagactcagattgactatctcctcctcaggaggtgcGATAGGGggttgtgcgaggattgcaaggtgattccaAGTGAGAATCTCGCAACTCAACATAGGCTCCTAGTGATGGACGTCGGTATCttgatgaagaggaagaagaggtttGTATGGGGTCAGTCGAGGATCAGGTGGGGAACTTTATCTAAGGATAATGCGCGGGAGTTGGAGGGGCGGCTGACGACTATGGGTGCCTGGAAGAGTGGTGGGGATGCTAGTGCTATGTGGACGGcgacggcggact gtaaagtgaaaGCCAAGAAAGTGGCTTACATTAAGTTAGTAGAGAGCACCGACGAGGATCAGAGGAGAGCGAACAGAGAAAGATATAAGGaggctaggaaggaggcaaaattagaggtcacagaggctaagactgtTGCATTTGGTCGGCTGTACGAGGAACTTGGGGTCAAAGGTGGGGATAAGAAGTTATTTCGGTTGGAGAAAGCAAGAGAGAAGAAGGCTCGCGACCTGGATCAAGTGAG gatgaagaggatgccTGATGAGTGGCGGTGGAGTACAATGCTTCCagtgtacaagaacaaag agaaggcATATGACAAGGTCCTCAGGGACGTCCTTTGGAGGTGTCTGGAGGGGAAAGGTGTGCCGGTGGCTTACATTAGGGCGataaaggatatgtatgatggagctatgaCTCAG CCACGTGATGGGGGAAGTGGATGTGGAAGTCAGACTTGA